The DNA region ATGAAATCAACTACTATTTTATAACATTATCGAATCAGCGATATAAGTGTATAATCGTCGGATGTAAGCGATCGCTGTGTAACTAAGTTTAAACGTCAGACAATAAACATGCAAAGTACATAATCATTATATACAAATTGATCTGGATATAGTTATTTATTCTACTTTATAAAATAAGTACAAAATAATATAGATTTTCGGTAACAGTGTAACATCAAGATTCGGTAACTTGGAAGTATAATAGTAACACCCCGTTGCCAAACAATGCAGGGATATGAACTCTGTAAACAAAGCTATCAGGCTGCACCGTTACAGCAGATCGAGGGCTGATCAATATATCTGAAGCAACTAGTGTTAGATCATAAGATCACCGATACAAGCTTGCAATGGAATTTACCTTAAAATATACATCAATTGGTCCCATTCAGTATCTTCACTAAAGGCAAATGTCAAAGCaattaaattaacaaataaaaacAGACTGCTTTAGATATGCCACGAATGCTCGCCTTCACTTTCAAGCACCCATAAAGTTCTCTTGCACAGTTCTCTCCACTATGGAGACGGAGTCCTTCAAGCTCTGCTCTGCTCTGCAAGAAGCCTGGCGTTTAACAGCCTCTTTGATCGTGTCGAAAGAAAGTCTGCTCAGCCCGTGACTGCGGTCTAGGAGATGAGGCAACTGTTGGTTTTGTTCATGGGGGGCCTGGATTTGTTTCCCGCTGGAAAAGTTTCCCGTCTTCTCCGCAAGGAGGGACTCAGGCGGCTCGGCAAGTTGGCCTGTTGCAGGAGTTCCCGGAAAACTTCCGCAACATTGGCGTTGTCCTTGGCCGAGGATTCCAGGTACCGGTTGTTCCACTCCAACTCCACGAGAGACATGACATCCTCGGTCGACACCTGCCTCTCGTTCAGGTTGTCTGTCTTATTGCCAATCACCACAATAGGAGTGTATTTATCTTCCTTGATGTCTAGGATCTCGTCCCTCAGGCTCCTCACAGCTTGGAAAGACTCAGCATCGTCCACGGCGTAGACTAGGGCGAAGGCATCGCTAGTCTGGATGGAGAGCTTCCTCATAGCCGGGAAAGAGTAGCTGCCACTCGTGTCCATGATCTCGATTTTGATTTTCATTGCCCCCACTTCGTACTCTTTGCTGTGAAGTTCGTCTACTGTCCGCTTGTACTTCGACTCAAAGGTATCGAGTAAAAATCTCCGTATCAGTGAAGTCTTCCCCACCCCAGCTGCCCCGAGGAAGACCAGACGGACCTGACTCTTTTCCTTCACTGCGAGAGACATCGTGGTGGCTTTGCAAACTTCTCAAGTAATGCAAAAAGCTTGCTTCTGCTGGACTAGACTTTTCCGCCTCAGTTAACTCAGATGAACAATCGCAGCGCCGGTACCAGTGCCCTCGCCTTCAGCTCCAAGCGTCTATCCACACTCCGCATCGCCAGCTCCGCCTTTATCAGGGATCCGAGCTCGGTGACGCTACCCTGTGCCAGCCCTGCTCCAATCAGGGCGTAAGCAGTAAGAAGCACCGAGTTTCCCGAAAGTCACTGTCACGTATTTGCAGCAATTTGCCCGCATGTTGATTTACTCCGAGTGCAATTAGTCACATAGCTCTGTTACGTCCCGTCAAGACCATAACAGAAAGGATAGCGCTTAAGAAGTTCAACAGCCTTCTCAACCCAGGTTGTTTCTAGTggaacattaaacaaatacaacaATGTTTGATTTGAGTAAACAACCCCAGCGATAAAAGTTTCATTCGATGTAAAAAATCTTCTACACTCCTCTTCCACCATTCACTCCGATGTGACTAATTATGATTCATCTTCATTTATTTGCATTTGCTTTccctgctttgataataaaacaaTATTAAGTTTCAAATAAATGATCTGATGAGTAACTTTCCCGATTTCTATCACTTTAATTCCTTAGAGGCTTGGCTCTAATTTTGGGATACGCTCTTTGTTTTGTATTTCCTACTTGTACGTTGTTTtgtcattttaaatattttgttcCGAGCGCCTCACATACAAGTGTCTCAACGGTGTATAAACCAATTTTAGGCAAATTTCTCATCAATCAACTTCTGTTAATCAATTTTTTCTTCATAATGAAAATTTTACCGTATTACACATCAAAGATCAACATTAAAAGTAAATCATTTTCAAAGTACAGATACATTACCATACGATACCtagagattcgttttcttgcagaaaTTTGGAGggaaaaatattaccataaacaaAAACTGCCAaccaaccattgtgcaaaagaaaacagacTGTGTAAATGAAACAATACTGAGAACGAGTTATAAAATGTCCTTCTAAGTTAGCCTAAAGGTCGTAGAAACAGTTCAGAGTAGTGCGACTGAAGTTACctatgccagttcaggagcctgatggttgtagggtcgTTACATGTGTTCTTACAGAGACCTTGACAACCTAATCAAAATAACATTAACATAAAATCCCTGATTATATCATTGTTTTATTGATTTAATTGTGAATTATACAAGTTTGCAACAAGAAATAGAACATTTGTACCATTCACAGTGATGGAACTTATGGAAGATTATGTTATCAATATTTCATTTaaacagagcaaaaatgaaatcaGATGGGTCATGTAAAACTCACTTTAGGATAAGACAAAGTTGCTCACAGCTCAGTCAACTTTAAAAAGTCCTTTTCTCAAACAACAAGGGCCCATTGACCGAATTGGGTGAGCTGAGAAGTGTTAACTGAATACCCTGATTTTGTTGTCCTTGTAGACAACATTCTGGTGGGATAGGATGTTGCCAGATTTTTCCATTGAAATTCCTGGCTGCATCCTATGCCATCAGcagcacagacacaccacaagGGGGCAGCATGGTGGAGTTGGGGGTGGAGTGCAGACTACCCAAGCATCAGGTTAAACACAGAGGAGGAAGCCTTCTGATTATAACCTACCAATCTCCATTAGTTCCTTCACATAGAGAAACGAGAAGCAGAATATATTCtgatcagagtaacacacataaaatgcaggaggaactgagtaggttaggcagcatctatagagaggagtaaacagtcaacatttctggctgagacccttcatcgggactgaaatatcaactgtttatttttctccatcaatgctgcctgacctgttgtattcctccagcattttgtatgtgctactttggatttccaggatctgcagaatctcttgtgataatATTCTGAGCAGATGGTGTATCACTAAGACTGTCTTGGTATCATCAATAACTGGGCTGCCAGTTTCCGATCAAAGCTCAGCAGTTTTCCTATATCCTTGAACATTTGGACAGTTGATAGAAAGAGGAGGTCCCTTGAAAATCTCTCATTCTCAACAATGGCAGTGCCAAGCATAGGAGATTTACCTGCACCATGATCAGCCAGAAGACCAGAGAActagaatcaggcttattatcactggctaATGTcataaatgtgttgttttgtagca from Mobula birostris isolate sMobBir1 chromosome 24, sMobBir1.hap1, whole genome shotgun sequence includes:
- the rasd4 gene encoding rasd family member 4, which gives rise to MSLAVKEKSQVRLVFLGAAGVGKTSLIRRFLLDTFESKYKRTVDELHSKEYEVGAMKIKIEIMDTSGSYSFPAMRKLSIQTSDAFALVYAVDDAESFQAVRSLRDEILDIKEDKYTPIVVIGNKTDNLNERQVSTEDVMSLVELEWNNRYLESSAKDNANVAEVFRELLQQANLPSRLSPSLRRRRETFPAGNKSRPPMNKTNSCLIS